One window from the genome of Drosophila albomicans strain 15112-1751.03 chromosome 2L, ASM965048v2, whole genome shotgun sequence encodes:
- the LOC117564618 gene encoding lactosylceramide 4-alpha-galactosyltransferase-like — MHLHWRSLLTHFLFYARSLLIPILIFHGMEFIVLIMFTIFEEGPINRCYIDGVPPFEMNAANFNPAIDPTSLEDIILSDVKPPPGRAIFFPEIRCHPGDVHRILQLTARQACAIESAALHNPHFQVFVLFESPTHMPVGETFPLLDAIRSYRNVHFRQLNIWSFAEGTPIEDWAKKAELLHSSFQSEYASDLLRFLTLYHFGGIYLSMDSIVLRSLENLTLNYVGAHDNQSLGNAVFSLKPRGSGHEFAKLFLREFQKSYHAKSNEQTLINRTMQKICGTLSIKEMQKDAHRCHGFKVFKPNTFFAVSDESNVFEEAKYSYIIHQWSADSNKCQLKADFRNTFAQFAKKYCPRVYKVNREYF; from the exons ATGCATCTTCATTGGCGGAGTTTGCTAACACATTTTCTGTTCTATGCTCGAAGTCTATTGATTCCCATACTGATATTTCATGGGATGGAATTTATTGTACTCATCATGTTCACAATCTTCGAAGAAGGTCCAATAAATAGATGCTATATAGATGGAGTGCCACCATTTGAGATGAATGCTGCAAACTTTAATCCAGCGATAGACCCTACAAGTCTAGAGGATATAATACTATCAGATGTTAAACCTCCACCAGGACGAGCTATATTCTTCCCTGAAATCCGATGTCATCCTGGAGATGTGCATCGTATACTCCAATTGACAGCAAGACAAGCGTGCGCTATTGAATCGGCGGCATTGCACAATCCACATTTTCAggtgtttgttttatttgaaagtCCCACTCATATGCCAGTTGGCGAAACTTTTCCTTTACTCGATGCCATTCGAAGCTATAGGAATGTGCATTTTAGGCAATTGAATATCTGGAGCTTTGCAGAGGGCACTCCAATCGAAGATTGGGCTAAAAAGGCCGAGCTGCTTCACTCAAG CTTTCAGTCCGAATATGCATCGGATTTACTGCGTTTCTTGACTCTTTATCACTTTGGCGGCATCTACCTGAGTATGGATTCCATTGTCTTACGATCATTGGAGAACTTGACACTAAACTATGTTGGGGCCCATGATAATCAGAGTTTGGGAAATGCTGTTTTTAGCCTTAAGCCCAGAGGCTCTGGCCATGAGTTTGCCAAACTATTTTTGCGCGAGTTTCAAAAAAGTTACCATGCCAAGAGCAATGAGCAGACTCTTATTAACCGCACGATGCAAAAAATTTGTGGAACGCTATCTattaaagaaatgcaaaaagatGCTCATCGATGTCATGGATTTAAGGTATTCAAACCGAATACTTTTTTTGCTGTTAGCGACGAGAGCAACGTATTCGAGGAAGCCAAATATTCGTATATAATACATCAATGGAGCGCTGACTCTAATAAATGCCAGCTTAAGGCTGAttttagaaatacttttgcacaatttgcaAAGAAGTATTGTCCAAGGGTCTATAAAGTAAATagagaatatttttaa
- the LOC117564672 gene encoding lactosylceramide 4-alpha-galactosyltransferase-like: MFQRRKSIRTRLMNSAKYLMLPFLVINACIIITMIRYTAKKPIKYNTCYMDAISLAMQNRTPIEDGGPIPLEDVLLSDDQPTPGESIFFLETTCPCSDPKYYMLNLASREACAIESAALHNPSMNIFVLFACANSRQQVDPTTEAILSYSNVKLRRVNLWQLAKNTSIHDWISKDELFRSRFLMVNLSDLLRLLTLYRFGGIYMDMDVVVLRSFENEPPNFVGAESKVKIGNSILRLEPKGFGHKIIEYFLLDYQMNYNGDIWAVNGPVSLSRVMSYICNTNNITVMQSDQRRCQGIKVFRSSDFYAISDWAYFFEPQFANETMELLKNSYAAHLWGHISTQRDLRVNSNSAYIQLATQNCPKVLAAARKWFD; encoded by the exons ATGTTTCAACGTCGTAAATCTATTCGCACTCGCCTTATGAACAGTGCCAAATATCTAATGCTACCGTTTTTGGTGATTAATGCGTGTATTATAATCACAATGATTCGATACACAGCGAAGAAgccaattaaatataatacctGTTACATGGATGCAATCTCTTTGGCCATGCAAAATCGCACACCCATTGAAGATGGCGGGCCAATTCCACTTGAGGATGTGCTGCTTTCGGATGATCAGCCAACGCCGGGAGAATCGATATTCTTTTTGGAGACCACCTGTCCGTGCTCCGATcccaaatattatatgttaaatCTGGCATCACGTGAAGCTTGCGCAATAGAATCGGCGGCATTGCATAATCCATCGATGAATATCTTTGTGCTCTTCGCCTGTGCAAACTCTCGACAACAAGTTGATCCTACAACCGAAGCAATTCTGAGCTACAGCAATGTGAAGCTGCGTCGTGTTAATCTCTGGCAATTAGCGAAAAATACTTCGATACATGATTGGATCTCAAAGGACGAACTTTTTCGCTCCAG ATTTCTGATGGTTAACCTCTCTGATCTCTTGCGCCTATTGACTCTATATCGCTTTGGAGGCATCTACATGGACATGGATGTTGTCGTCTTGCGGAGCTTCGAGAATGAGCCGCCAAATTTTGTGGGTGCCGAGTCAAAGGTCAAAATTGGAAACAGTATTCTACGACTAGAGCCCAAGGGCTTTGGACATAAGATAATCGAGTACTTCTTGCTTGACTATCAAATGAACTATAACGGCGATATTTGGGCCGTTAATGGACCCGTTAGTTTGTCTCGCGTTATGTCGTACATTTGTAATACGAATAACATTACCGTTATGCAGTCGGATCAACGTCGTTGTCAAGGCATTAAGGTGTTTCGAAGCAGTGACTTTTATGCGATTTCCGACTGGGCGTATTTCTTTGAACCACAGTTTGCAAATGAAACGATGGAACTACTAAAGAACTCATATGCGGCACATTTATGGGGTCATATTAGCACCCAGCGCGATCTTAGGGTTAATTCTAATTCAGCTTATATACAGTTGGCGACTCAAAATTGCCCCAAAGTTTTAGCTGCGGCGCGAAAATGGTTTGATTAA